A genomic window from Nematostella vectensis chromosome 9, jaNemVect1.1, whole genome shotgun sequence includes:
- the LOC5496683 gene encoding lactadherin: MESRAINDSAITASGNYNSWSRAEYGRLNNMGVSNSHHGMWMASRNRAGEYLQVDLGQAVIVTKVATQGRPDADRWVPSYKIGYSSDLTTWLVYRDDRQEKVFTGNSDRNTIVYGIFEPPILARGIRFVVETYQEQPALRVKIFGCK, from the exons ATGGAGTCCCGCGCTATAAACGACTCGGCAATAACCGCATCAGGTAACTACAACTCTTGGAGCAGGGCTGAATACGGCCGTCTCAACAACATGGGGGTGTCCAACTCACACCATGGGATGTGGATGGCGTCAAGAAATCGCGCTGGGGAGTACCTTCAggtcgaccttggacaggccGTAATAGTAACAAAAGTGGCTACGCAAGGACGACCGGATGCCGACCGATGGGTGCCAAGCTATAAGATCGGTTATAGCTCTGACCTCACAACCTGGCTTGTGTATCGCGATGATAGACAGGAAAAG GTTTTTACTGGCAATTCAGACAGAAACACGATCGTCTACGGAATATTTGAGCCGCCTATTCTAGCTCGAGGGATACGCTTCGTGGTGGAAACTTACCAAGAGCAGCCAGCTCTGCGAGTCAAAATTTTTGGATGCAAATAA
- the LOC116608277 gene encoding uncharacterized protein LOC116608277, with translation MFSKENILTSSIMLYLDDFLEEEDVIRVILEQNRKNPAIPHENYSRIEETLGDMSEAELKAEFRFGRGEIDLLLEALQIPESFNCINGTVSSGLEGLLMFLRRFAYPCRLGDMIPRFGRSIPELSLILSEVTDFIVNTHGHLLLDLNQPWLQPFQLESFARAISRKGAALDNCWGFVDGTVRPICRPGEHQRIMYNGHKRVHGIKFQSVVAPNGLIANLFGPVEGKRHDARMLQMSGLLHQLQQYSVDQARQPLCIYGDPAYPLRVQLQAPYKHAHLTADQEAFNSSMSKV, from the exons ATGTTCTCCAAGGAAAACATTCTAACATCTTCAATTATGCTATACCTCGACGATTTTTTGGAGGAGGAAGATGTCATTCGAGTTATCTTGGAgcaaaatcggaaaaatcctgcCATTCCTCACGAGAATTACAGTCGGATCGAGGAGACACTCGGTGATATGTCTGAGGCTGAACTAAAGGCTGAGTTTAGGTTCGGTCGTGGCGAAATTGACCTGCTTCTCGAAGCTCTTCAAATCCCGGAGTCATTCAACTGCATCAATGGAACTGTTTCTTCTGGTTTGGAAGGACTATTGATGTTTTTGAGGAGGTTTGCATACCCTTGCAGACTCGGTGATATGATCCCACGGTTTGGTCGCTCTATTCCTGAGCTTAGCCTCATTTTATCAGAGGTCACCGATTTTATTGTGAATACACATGGTCATCTGCTACTTGACTTGAATCAACCCTGGTTACAGCCATTCCAATTGGAGTCGTTTGCTCGGGCAATCAGCCGAAAAGGTGCTGCGCTGGACAACTGTTGGGGTTTTGTTGATGGCACTGTAAGACCCATCTGCCGTCCAGGAGAGCACCAAAGAATAATGTATAATGGCCACAAAAGAGTTCATGGTATTAAATTCCAGTCCGTGGTGGCGCCAAATGGCCTAATAGCCAACCTGTTTGGTCCAGTCG AGGGAAAGAGGCATGATGCGAGGATGCTACAGATGTCAGGGTTACTGCACCAACTTCAGCAATACTCTGTTGATCAAGCACGGCAGCCACTTTGCATCTATGGGGATCCTGCTTACCCTCTCAGAGTTCAGCTACAGGCACCATACAAACATGCTCACCTCACAGCCGACCAAGAGGCCTTCAATTCTTCAATGAGCAAAGTTTGA
- the LOC125572393 gene encoding uncharacterized protein LOC125572393, translating into MACHGHATVKTGRPRVGDDKFTQQSGTHETSLFKYKMSEDKKVAEKRELFIWKFDSDVSLLKEVIAEPHKHPYASKERGQKWDKIALNLKENHGFKVTQRSVRKRFNSLHEDFLKKEKRERRETVG; encoded by the exons atggCCTGTCACGGTCACGCTACTGTCAAAACTGGTCGCCCTCGAGTGGGCGACGACAAGTTTACACAGCAAAGTGGTACTCACGAGACCAGTTTGTTCAAg TACAAAATGTCTGAGGATAAAAAAGTGGCGGAAAAAAGAGAGCTCTTTATATGGAAATTTGACAGCGATGTCTCACTTCTGAAAGAGGTTATTGCGGAGCCTCACAAGCATCCTTACGCATCAAAAGAGAGAGGACAGAAGTGGGACAAAATCGCCCtcaatttaaaagaaaaccatGGGTTTAAGGTCACTCAAAGGTCGGTGAGAAAGAGGTTTAATAGTCTGCATGaagactttttaaaaaaagagaagagaGAGAGAAGAGAGACAGTGGGGTAG
- the LOC116616325 gene encoding uncharacterized protein LOC116616325 has translation MSSEDNFYGLNIAYEDLLLYFAIAFSSVVVVAAIILLVLVCEAEKRLQKIKEQREIEKGEDEDYVKRFGLPLPPREERSHSMANVYWRDNWSIADEDPFQSRASADFIINDVQRMVPLPRATAPSREELGQEIGFDNIRYSIDDSTLPKKKNDTSQL, from the exons ATGTCTTCTGAGGATAATTTTTATGGATTAAACATAGCGTACGAGGATCTAC TTTTGTATTTCGCGATAGCTTTCTCGAGCGTGGTTGTGGTAGCTGCTATCATTTTACTTGTCCTGGTGTGCGAAGCGGAAAAAAGGTTGCAGAAAATAAAAGAGCAAAG GGAGATTGAGAAGGGGGAGGATGAGGATTACGTGAAGAGATTTGGTCTACCTCTGCCACCCCGCGAAGAAAGATCACACTCAATGGCAAATGTTTACTGGCGCGATAACTGGAGTATTGCCGACGAGGATCCGTTTCAATCCCGAGCATCAGCCGACTTTATCATCAACGATGTGCAGCGCATGGTCCCTCTGCCTCGTGCGACCGCACCTTCTCGGGAAGAACTCGGACAAGAAATCGGATTCGACAACATTAGATACAGCATCGATGACTCTACTTtgcctaagaaaaaaaatgataccTCGCAATTGTAA
- the LOC5509486 gene encoding ectodysplasin-A isoform X3: MESESDGYDNGEKLPEEKVYYQDSRSCSCGGGGRAAITNNLPLISLVFNVVFVVLFVLVFLRLENVKTRLSVLESREALAVNGAEVRASSRQQVGLGPIASNTARSNTNTNRTASMWETSNSTTNPTESVAKSTTLASKNHAANSVWKRSTSTAKPTTPSRVLPKKLLRKWMRKDINRLRTELCTCPRGPRGRRGKTGLPGPPGSPGSNGHAGMPGQRGLDGPRGPAGLKGDPGPVGPKGDKGDTGSQGPPGKRGPPGEKGDQGIPGVKGDVGPKGEKGDSGGPEPPPRPSAHLTGYHKSQQNAPRTGILRHWEDSIGYAHSFGGMHYRNGELIIPTSGRYYVYSQLYFQAEDDKPHMIHFMHLTANNVTSVIMRSVTSRCRARKAKAHLFSSYQGGVFLLAAGNKLSVGVSEGQSDTVAMGESASFFGAFMI, translated from the exons ATGGAGTCGGAATCCGATGGTTATGACAATGGAGAGAAATTACCCGAGGAGAAAGTTTATTACCAAGACAGCAGAAGTTGTTCATGTGGCGGCGGTGGAAGAGCTGCGATTACAAACAATCTACCGTTAATTTCGCTAGTTTTTAATGTCGTATTCGTGGTGCTATTTGTTTTGGTATTCTTGCGATTAGAAAATGTTAAAACGAGACTATCAGTGTTGGAGAGCCGAGAGGCTCTTGCAGTGAACGGTGCCGAAGTTCGTGCATCGTCGCGGCAACAAGTTGGTTTGGGGCCTATTGCATCTAATACGGCACGATCAAATACCAATACCAACAGAACTGCATCCATGTGGGAAACTTCTAATTCTACAACAAATCCTACGGAGTCTGTAGCCAAATCCACTACTCTAGCGTCCAAG AATCATGCTGCTAACTCGGTGTGGAAACGAAGTACTAGTACTGCTAAACCAACTACGCCATCTCGAGTGCTCCCAAAAAAGCTCTTGAGGAAATGGATGCGCAAGGACATCAATCGACTACGTACAGAGCTATGTACATGTCCCCGCG GTCCTAGAGGAAGAAGGGGAAAGACAGGACTCCCAGGTCCTCCAGGAAGCCCAGGATCAAATG GGCATGCTGGAATGCCAGGACAAAGAGGTCTGGATGGACCCAGAG GTCCAGCAGGCTTAAAAGGAGACCCTGGGCCTGTCGGTCCCAAGGGCGACAAGGGAGATACAG GGAGCCAGGGCCCACCAGGCAAACGCGGCCCGCCAGGAGAGAAAGGTGATCAAGGCATCCCCGGAGTCAAGGGAGACGTAGGACCGAAAGGAGAGAAGGGAGACAGCGGCGGTCCAGAG CCACCGCCGCGACCATCTGCTCACCTCACCGGCTACCACAAGTCTCAGCAAAACGCTCCTAGAACAG GTATTCTACGCCATTGGGAGGACAGTATAGGTTATGCTCACTCATTTGGCGGCATGCACTATCGCAACGGCGAGCTTATCATCCCAACGAGCGGGCGCTATTACGTCTACAGTCAGTTGTATTTCCAAGCCGAAGACGACAAGCCTCACATGATACACTTCATGCACCTTACTGCCAATAACGTCACATCCGTCATCATGAGAAGTGTGACGTCACGATGCCGAGCCAGGAAGGCAAAGGCGCACCTATTCAGTAGTTATCAGGGAGGAGTGTTCCTATTAGCAGCGGGTAATAAACTGTCAGTGGGCGTCTCCGAGGGCCAGTCCGACACAGTTGCCATGGGCGAGTCCGCCAGCTTCTTCGGTGCGTTTATGATCTAG
- the LOC5509486 gene encoding complement C1q subcomponent subunit C isoform X2 yields the protein MESESDGYDNGEKLPEEKVYYQDSRSCSCGGGGRAAITNNLPLISLVFNVVFVVLFVLVFLRLENVKTRLSVLESREALAVNGAEVRASSRQQVGLGPIASNTARSNTNTNRTASMWETSNSTTNPTESVAKSTTLASKNHAANSVWKRSTSTAKPTTPSRVLPKKLLRKWMRKDINRLRTELCTCPRGERGPRGRRGKTGLPGPPGSPGSNGHAGMPGQRGLDGPRGPAGLKGDPGPVGPKGDKGDTGSQGPPGKRGPPGEKGDQGIPGVKGDVGPKGEKGDSGGPEPPPRPSAHLTGYHKSQQNAPRTGILRHWEDSIGYAHSFGGMHYRNGELIIPTSGRYYVYSQLYFQAEDDKPHMIHFMHLTANNVTSVIMRSVTSRCRARKAKAHLFSSYQGGVFLLAAGNKLSVGVSEGQSDTVAMGESASFFGAFMI from the exons ATGGAGTCGGAATCCGATGGTTATGACAATGGAGAGAAATTACCCGAGGAGAAAGTTTATTACCAAGACAGCAGAAGTTGTTCATGTGGCGGCGGTGGAAGAGCTGCGATTACAAACAATCTACCGTTAATTTCGCTAGTTTTTAATGTCGTATTCGTGGTGCTATTTGTTTTGGTATTCTTGCGATTAGAAAATGTTAAAACGAGACTATCAGTGTTGGAGAGCCGAGAGGCTCTTGCAGTGAACGGTGCCGAAGTTCGTGCATCGTCGCGGCAACAAGTTGGTTTGGGGCCTATTGCATCTAATACGGCACGATCAAATACCAATACCAACAGAACTGCATCCATGTGGGAAACTTCTAATTCTACAACAAATCCTACGGAGTCTGTAGCCAAATCCACTACTCTAGCGTCCAAG AATCATGCTGCTAACTCGGTGTGGAAACGAAGTACTAGTACTGCTAAACCAACTACGCCATCTCGAGTGCTCCCAAAAAAGCTCTTGAGGAAATGGATGCGCAAGGACATCAATCGACTACGTACAGAGCTATGTACATGTCCCCGCG GAGAAAGAG GTCCTAGAGGAAGAAGGGGAAAGACAGGACTCCCAGGTCCTCCAGGAAGCCCAGGATCAAATG GGCATGCTGGAATGCCAGGACAAAGAGGTCTGGATGGACCCAGAG GTCCAGCAGGCTTAAAAGGAGACCCTGGGCCTGTCGGTCCCAAGGGCGACAAGGGAGATACAG GGAGCCAGGGCCCACCAGGCAAACGCGGCCCGCCAGGAGAGAAAGGTGATCAAGGCATCCCCGGAGTCAAGGGAGACGTAGGACCGAAAGGAGAGAAGGGAGACAGCGGCGGTCCAGAG CCACCGCCGCGACCATCTGCTCACCTCACCGGCTACCACAAGTCTCAGCAAAACGCTCCTAGAACAG GTATTCTACGCCATTGGGAGGACAGTATAGGTTATGCTCACTCATTTGGCGGCATGCACTATCGCAACGGCGAGCTTATCATCCCAACGAGCGGGCGCTATTACGTCTACAGTCAGTTGTATTTCCAAGCCGAAGACGACAAGCCTCACATGATACACTTCATGCACCTTACTGCCAATAACGTCACATCCGTCATCATGAGAAGTGTGACGTCACGATGCCGAGCCAGGAAGGCAAAGGCGCACCTATTCAGTAGTTATCAGGGAGGAGTGTTCCTATTAGCAGCGGGTAATAAACTGTCAGTGGGCGTCTCCGAGGGCCAGTCCGACACAGTTGCCATGGGCGAGTCCGCCAGCTTCTTCGGTGCGTTTATGATCTAG
- the LOC5509486 gene encoding ectodysplasin-A isoform X1, which yields MESESDGYDNGEKLPEEKVYYQDSRSCSCGGGGRAAITNNLPLISLVFNVVFVVLFVLVFLRLENVKTRLSVLESREALAVNGAEVRASSRQQVGLGPIASNTARSNTNTNRTASMWETSNSTTNPTESVAKSTTLASKNHAANSVWKRSTSTAKPTTPSRVLPKKLLRKWMRKDINRLRTELCTCPRGEKGERGPRGRRGKTGLPGPPGSPGSNGHAGMPGQRGLDGPRGPAGLKGDPGPVGPKGDKGDTGSQGPPGKRGPPGEKGDQGIPGVKGDVGPKGEKGDSGGPEPPPRPSAHLTGYHKSQQNAPRTGILRHWEDSIGYAHSFGGMHYRNGELIIPTSGRYYVYSQLYFQAEDDKPHMIHFMHLTANNVTSVIMRSVTSRCRARKAKAHLFSSYQGGVFLLAAGNKLSVGVSEGQSDTVAMGESASFFGAFMI from the exons ATGGAGTCGGAATCCGATGGTTATGACAATGGAGAGAAATTACCCGAGGAGAAAGTTTATTACCAAGACAGCAGAAGTTGTTCATGTGGCGGCGGTGGAAGAGCTGCGATTACAAACAATCTACCGTTAATTTCGCTAGTTTTTAATGTCGTATTCGTGGTGCTATTTGTTTTGGTATTCTTGCGATTAGAAAATGTTAAAACGAGACTATCAGTGTTGGAGAGCCGAGAGGCTCTTGCAGTGAACGGTGCCGAAGTTCGTGCATCGTCGCGGCAACAAGTTGGTTTGGGGCCTATTGCATCTAATACGGCACGATCAAATACCAATACCAACAGAACTGCATCCATGTGGGAAACTTCTAATTCTACAACAAATCCTACGGAGTCTGTAGCCAAATCCACTACTCTAGCGTCCAAG AATCATGCTGCTAACTCGGTGTGGAAACGAAGTACTAGTACTGCTAAACCAACTACGCCATCTCGAGTGCTCCCAAAAAAGCTCTTGAGGAAATGGATGCGCAAGGACATCAATCGACTACGTACAGAGCTATGTACATGTCCCCGCG GAGAAAAAG GAGAAAGAG GTCCTAGAGGAAGAAGGGGAAAGACAGGACTCCCAGGTCCTCCAGGAAGCCCAGGATCAAATG GGCATGCTGGAATGCCAGGACAAAGAGGTCTGGATGGACCCAGAG GTCCAGCAGGCTTAAAAGGAGACCCTGGGCCTGTCGGTCCCAAGGGCGACAAGGGAGATACAG GGAGCCAGGGCCCACCAGGCAAACGCGGCCCGCCAGGAGAGAAAGGTGATCAAGGCATCCCCGGAGTCAAGGGAGACGTAGGACCGAAAGGAGAGAAGGGAGACAGCGGCGGTCCAGAG CCACCGCCGCGACCATCTGCTCACCTCACCGGCTACCACAAGTCTCAGCAAAACGCTCCTAGAACAG GTATTCTACGCCATTGGGAGGACAGTATAGGTTATGCTCACTCATTTGGCGGCATGCACTATCGCAACGGCGAGCTTATCATCCCAACGAGCGGGCGCTATTACGTCTACAGTCAGTTGTATTTCCAAGCCGAAGACGACAAGCCTCACATGATACACTTCATGCACCTTACTGCCAATAACGTCACATCCGTCATCATGAGAAGTGTGACGTCACGATGCCGAGCCAGGAAGGCAAAGGCGCACCTATTCAGTAGTTATCAGGGAGGAGTGTTCCTATTAGCAGCGGGTAATAAACTGTCAGTGGGCGTCTCCGAGGGCCAGTCCGACACAGTTGCCATGGGCGAGTCCGCCAGCTTCTTCGGTGCGTTTATGATCTAG